The genomic region GACATCTTCAAGTCGGACTATGACTCGGTAGGAAACAAGTGGGGCCGCCCGGAGAACATGGGCTACCCGGTGAATACGCCTGATGATGACACGTACTATCGTTTGAGCCCGAATGGCTCGTACGCTTACCTGTCGTCGTACCGCATCGGTGGCTACGGTGAGAAGGACATCTACACCATCAACTACATCAAAAACGCCATCATCCGGGGCAAAGTGTTCAGCAAGCGCGACAGCACAACGGTAATCCCTGGTGTGGAGCTGGTATTTAGCGGCACACAGGCTGATAAAACGGCCCTGAGCTACCGCGACGTAACCAAGCCCGAAACCGGCGACTATCAGGTGAACGTGCTTTCGGGCCGTACTTACCAAGTAGCCGCTTCCAAAGACGGCCAGAACGTAGCTACTGAGGAATTCGCAATACCTGTATCGACCAACGATTCGACGGTGATTGAGAAAAACTTCTACGTGGATTATGTAGACACGAGCATGGTAGCCGGTGTGGCCATGAAGCCCATCTACTTCGATACCGACAAGTACAAGCTACGCGCTGAGAGCATCACGGAGCTGAATAACATTGCCGCTATCCTGGCTGCCAACCCTGGCGTGAACATCTCCATCGAAGGCCATTGCGACTCGCGCAATACCGACGAGTACAACATGGTGCTGGGCCAGAACCGCGCTGATGCTGCTTACAACTACCTGAAGAAGCAGGGTGTAGGCGAAACCCGCATGGTAACGGTAAGTTATGGCGAGCGTCGTCCGGCGGCCGGCAACGACAGCCCGGAGAACATGCAGCTTAACCGCCGCGTGGAGTTCCGCACGATCCTGAAAGAAGGTGAAGCCATGCCAACCATGACGCCTCCCGCCACGCCTACTTCGGGCACGCCAGTGCGTTCTACGCCACTGCAGCCCGGCAAAAGCAAGGTGAAAATGGCTGACGGTACCAAGGTGAAAACCAAGGTGGACGAGGACAGCGACAAAGTAAAAGTGAAAACCAAAGGCGCTTCGGATGAGAAGAGCAAGACGGTTACCAAAGACGGTACCATCGATGCCAAGACCAAAGATGCCACCGGTGAAAAGACCAAAGTGAAGACGGACAACGACTAAGCCGCTTCTAACAGCTAGTAAAACGGGCCGGGCAAATTGTCCGGCCCGTTTTTTTTCAACATAATGGCCGAACCCACGTTATGTTTGGGCAATTTCGCCCTTGAATTCTCGTTGTTCGCCCCAGAACTATGGCCGTAGTACCCTACAAAGACGACACCGCTGACAAAAAATCGCAGGTGGCGCACATGTTCAACAGCATCGCCGGGAAGTATGACTTCCTCAACCACTTCCTCAGCGCCGGAACCGATATTTATTGGCGGCGTAAGGCCGTGGGCGAGTTGAAGCAGCTACGGCCGGCCCGAATACTGGATATTGCCACCGGCACCGCCGACTTCGCCATCGAAACGCTGCGGGCGGCCTCACCCGATGCGAAGGTGACGGGCGTGGATATTTCGGAAGGGATGCTGGCCGTTGGGCGGCGTAAGCTGGAGGCAAAGGGCCTCACCAATCGTATCCAGCTGGAGTTGGGCGACTCGGAGAACCTGCCGTTTCCTGATGGGTACTTCGATGCCGTGACGGCTTCGTTTGGAGTACGCAACTTCGAAAACCTGGCCATTGGCCTAGCCGAAATGCGCCGGGTGCTGCGGCCGGGCGGTAAGCTCGTGATACTGGAGTTTTCCAAGCCCACGGCTTTCCCCATGAAACAGGCCTACAATTTTTACTTCCGGCATATTCTGCCGGTATTTGGCAAACTCATCTCTAAAGACCGCGCCGCCTACACGTACCTGCCCGAATCGGTGCAGGCCTTCCCGGACGGCCCAGACTTTCTGGCTATTCTGCGGCAGGTTGGCTTTACTTCTCCCGCATGGCAACCCCTCACTTTCGGTATCAGCTCCATCTACACCGCACTCAAGTAGGCCAGTTTGCGCTGGCCGGTTTGCTGGCTCTGGCCGTGCCGCTTAGCGGAATGGCCCAGAACAAGAGCCGCGCTACGGCCAGCCGGGGCAAGGGTGGCCGTGTGAAATCCATTACGGTGCAAAACCTGCCCGGCTACGACGATAAGTGGTTCCACCCAGGCTTCTATATTGCTCCTAACTTTTCGAGCTATAAGATCGAGCAGTCGCCGGCGTACATTGCTAACTTCGGTACTTCGCGTGGCGTGACGGCAAACTCCAAGATAAGCCCCGGCTTCTCGGTTGGGTTTGTGGGCGATGCGCGGCTGAATGACTACTTGAACCTGCGCTTTGCGCCGGGCGTGAGCTTCATCACGCGCCAGATTGAATTCAAGCCCGACGGCTACACGCCTGACCCGAGCAGAGACAATGATCCGGAGGAAATCGTGACGCAGGAGGTGGGGGCTACGCAGGTGGATCTGCCGCTGCTGGTGAAGTTTCACTCGGAGCGCCGCCGCAACACGCGCGTGTATGTGGTGGGTGGCCTCAAGCCCAGCGTGAACGTAGGTACCCGCCGCAAGGACCCGGAGCGCAATCAGCTGTCGGTAGCCAGCAGCGACCTGGCCATTGAGTATGGGGTGGGCCTCGACCTGTTCTATCCGTTCTTCAAGTTCGCGCCTGAGCTGCGCTTCTCGCACGGGCTTAGCAATCAGCACCAGGGCGTAGACAACATCTACAGCCGCAGCCTACAGAGCCTGCGCAGCAACACCGTAACGCTGTACCTGAACTTTGAATAAACCACACAAGCTTAGCTGAACTGATAATGGCTGGCTGCCCAACGCGTTGTTGGGGCGGCCAGCCATTTTTCGGTTCGACAGGCTGCTGCTTCTAAAAAACGTATGAAAACTGCCTTTATCACCGGGGCTTCCTCGGGCATTGGCCGCGCTACGGCTGTAGCGCTGGCGCAATCCGGATTTCAGCTCATCATTACCGGGCGTCGCCGCGAGAAGCTGGAAGAGCTGGCCCGGGAGCTGGCTGGTATCTCCACGCACATCCTCACGTTTGATGTGCGCGACCGGGCTGCCGTGGAGGCCGCCGTGGCCAGCCTGCCCGGGACCTTTGCCGAGGTAGACGTGCTGATCAATAACGCTGGCAATGCCCACGGGCTGGCCCCGATTCAGGACGGCAACCCGGACGACTGGGACGCTATGCTCGATGGCAATGTGAAGGGGCTGCTCTACGTGAGCCGGGCCGTGCTGCCCGCCATGACGCGCCGACAGGTGGGCCATATTATCAATATCGGCTCCATTGCTGGCATTGAGGCCTATGCCAACGGCAACGTGTACTGCGCCTCCAAAGCCGCCGTGTCGATGCTGACCAAAACCATGCGCCTGGATTTGCTGCCCCACAACATCCGGGTGGCAGAGGTGAACCCGGGTGCGGTGGAAACCGACTTCTCGAAGGTGCGCTTCAAAGGCGACGAATCCCGCGCCGAGTCGGTATACAAGGGCTTTCAGCCGCTGGTGGCGCAGGATGTGGCCGAAGTCATTCAGTTCATGGTGACCCGGCCGCCGCACGTAAACGTGGCCGAGGTGCTGCTGCTGCCAACAGCGCAGGGCGCGGCCGCCACCATTCGGCGGGAATCATAACCGAAAGCCAACGCACTGCAGCGTGCTGCAAAAATACAGCCCGGCCAACTGATTGGCCGGGCTGTGTTGCGTTTAGACCTGTCGGGAGGCCAGTTGCAGCAGCAGGCCGGCGTGCAGGGTGTGCTGGCCGGCGAAGCGCAGAAATTCGGGCTCTACGCCGAATTCGCGCAGAAATGCGCCCTGCTTCTCCACGTCAGCAGCAGAAACAAACTCGTCCTCGTCGCCGCAGACCAGCGTGACGGGCAGGCCGCGCAGCAACCGGCCCGCCGCCTGAAAGTCCATGTCGGGCGGGAAGGCGCCGGCCCACAAAACCAGCCGGGCCGGCCGGAAGGGCGCGCGCGCCAGCCAGCGGCTGACCGTAGCAGCGCCCTGCGAGAAGCCCAGCACCGTTACCCGGGTATCAGCTGAAGCCTGGGGCAGTAGAGTGGCGGCCAGCTGATTGAGGTAGCCTACGTAATCGTCGATTTCGAGCAGGCGGTCTTCGCGCGTCATCCAGGTGGCGCCCACGCGCCCGCCGGTGCCCTGCAGATAGAACCGCGACAGGCCTTCCGGCGCCACTACCACCAGCGTAGGGTCGGCGGCGCTGATGGCTGCGAAGTGCCGGATAAAATACTGCGCCAGCTGGCCGTAGCCGTGGCACACAAACCACACCTGCCGGGTGGCGGCGGTCAGCGCGCCCAACTGGAAATAGCGCGCCGTGCGCGCAACCGATATATGGTGTTCCTGGGCCATAGCGCACAAAATCAGTTTAGGCTGCCCGCCCGCTTGTCAGGGCAGAGCACCCAGCAGTAGCCGGTGCCTGCCGAACGAACGGCGGCAATACGCGGGCTAAACAGGGGAAAGAGAATCAGCCCTTGGTCGGTAAGTCGTCGGCGCTGAAGCCAAACGGCAGCAGGTCGGAGAGGCTGCGGAAGCGGTAGATACTGCCGTCGGGGCCGGGCATGAGCAGCGGAATGGCCTGCTTCTGGCGGTGCTCGTATTCGGCCATCACCTGGCGGCAGGCTCCGCACGACGACACCGGCACGAAGTCGCCGGCAGCGGGGCGGGCGGCGACGGCCATGCCCAGAATGCGCCGCTCGGGCTGGGAGGCGGCCAGCCCGAACAGGGCGGTGCGCTCGGCGCAAAGTCCTGAGGGGAAAGCCGCGTTTTCCTGATTGGTGCCCCGGAAGATGGTGCCGTCGTCGAGCAGGAGGGAAGCGCCGACGTGGAAGTGCGAATAAGGCGCGTAGGCCTGGTCGGTGGCGGCGCGGGCAGCCTGCCAGGTGAGGGCTTCGGCGGGCGTTAGCTCAGTTTCGGTGAGAACCTCGACGTGGATGGTGAGGTGGAGCGGGTGGGCCATGAAATAGGCAGAAATAGATATTCCGGTACCGGCTCGCGGCCCCGGCTGAAGAAGGGGCGGTGAATGTACTACAAATCCGGCGGAGTAGCGGCGTTGGGGGTAGGAGAAAGCTGGGGCTGGCGGCCGGTGACGGCCGGGCCGCACCACGCCACCCTGGCCGGCCGGGCCGGTGCCCTGCCCCGATTGACGGGAATTCGTTAGAATTGGCCCTGTTTTGAGCCTGTTCATTTACTGTGCCGACCTACCTGAGCCAGCCGGCATTCCCCGCAAATCCCCCCTGCATGACCCGTATTACCCTGCTCGGAGCCGGCCGTTCGGCTTCCTCGCTGATTGAGTACCTGCTGCGCCACGCGCCCACCGAAAACTGGTTTCTCACCGTGGCTGATGCCAACCCGGCCCACCTGGTGCCGGTGCTGGCCGCTCACACCGAATACGCCCGCGCAGTGCCGTTTGCGCTGGAAAATGAGGTGCTGCTGCAGGAGCTGGTGAGTGGTGCCGATATTGTTATTTCGATGTTGCCGGCGCTGCTGCACGGGCCGGTGGCGCGGATGTGCGTGCAGCTGGGGCGGCATCTGGCCACGGCCAGCTATGTGAGCGAGGAAATCCGGGGGCTGGATGCGGCGGCGCGGGCCGCGGGTAGCACCCTGCTGATGGAGTGCGGCCTCGACCCCGGCCTCGACCATATGTCGGCCATGGCCGTGATTGAGGAAATCCGAGAGCGGGGTGGCCGCATTACCTCGTTTAAGTCGTATTGCGGGGGACTGCTGGCGCCCGACTCGGAAGGCAACAATCCGTGGAAATACAAGTTCACGTGGAACCCCCGCAACGTGGTGCTGGCCGGCCAGGGTACGGCCAAATACCTCGAAAACGGTCATCCGCGCTACATTCCTTACCAGCACCTGTTTGCCCGCACTGAGTCGATATTGGTGCCTGGATACGGCGACTTCGACGGCTACGCCAACCGCGACTCGCTCAGCTACCGTGCGCCGTATGGCCTAGATGACATCCCCACGATTCTGCGCGGCACGCTGCGCCGGGCCGGCTACTGCGCCGCTTGGCACGCGCTGGTGCGCCTGGGCCTTACCGACGATGCCGTGCGCCTCGGTAACGCCGCCGACCTGACCTGGCGCGAGCTGCTGGAGTCGTACCTGCCGGTTTTGGTGCCGCGCGCCGCCAACGAAACCGCCCTGGCCATGCACTGTGCCGACTACCTGGGCCTTTCGATGGCCGGGCCAGAGATGGAGCGGCTACAGTGGCTGGGCTTGTTCACAGAGCAGCCCGTTGGCCTGGCCGACGGCACGCCGGCGCAGCTGCTGGAGCGCCTGCTGACTCAGAAGTGGCAGCTGCAGCCCGCCGACCACGACATGATTGTGATGCAGCACCTGTTCGAGTTTGAGCTAGCGGGCGTGCGCTACGGCCGTACCAGCTCGCTGGTGGTGCTCGGGGACGATGCCACGCACACGGCCATGGCCAAA from Hymenobacter canadensis harbors:
- a CDS encoding OmpA family protein, with translation MAQPALAQSTRQQLKTANKLFDQENYRASIPYYEQVLSKEPNNALALFRAGISYMSFDKEKASDYIYKAQKLKPKVSKDVEYWLGRVDHLNYNFDEAITHYQAYNATLKPKDTRKAQLAQLIQHSKNAKVQFNSPKDIFVKNLGPTINTPYSEHSPVISQDDKILLFTSRSDNMSAQSVAQDAKNKKDKNLATDGQYYENIYEATRIDDENWEKPRSLSTVLNGKGHDASIQVFDNDTKLLMYRNDENGDIMYAEKSGADWTEPKKLNDNINSKAFESDAYITPDGRTIYFSTGKYSEDGTLDIYFATRQQGGDWGTAKPVTGINTKYDDDSPYVSKDGRTLYFASRGHNTMGGYDIFKSDYDSVGNKWGRPENMGYPVNTPDDDTYYRLSPNGSYAYLSSYRIGGYGEKDIYTINYIKNAIIRGKVFSKRDSTTVIPGVELVFSGTQADKTALSYRDVTKPETGDYQVNVLSGRTYQVAASKDGQNVATEEFAIPVSTNDSTVIEKNFYVDYVDTSMVAGVAMKPIYFDTDKYKLRAESITELNNIAAILAANPGVNISIEGHCDSRNTDEYNMVLGQNRADAAYNYLKKQGVGETRMVTVSYGERRPAAGNDSPENMQLNRRVEFRTILKEGEAMPTMTPPATPTSGTPVRSTPLQPGKSKVKMADGTKVKTKVDEDSDKVKVKTKGASDEKSKTVTKDGTIDAKTKDATGEKTKVKTDND
- the ubiE gene encoding bifunctional demethylmenaquinone methyltransferase/2-methoxy-6-polyprenyl-1,4-benzoquinol methylase UbiE codes for the protein MAVVPYKDDTADKKSQVAHMFNSIAGKYDFLNHFLSAGTDIYWRRKAVGELKQLRPARILDIATGTADFAIETLRAASPDAKVTGVDISEGMLAVGRRKLEAKGLTNRIQLELGDSENLPFPDGYFDAVTASFGVRNFENLAIGLAEMRRVLRPGGKLVILEFSKPTAFPMKQAYNFYFRHILPVFGKLISKDRAAYTYLPESVQAFPDGPDFLAILRQVGFTSPAWQPLTFGISSIYTALK
- a CDS encoding porin family protein, with product MATPHFRYQLHLHRTQVGQFALAGLLALAVPLSGMAQNKSRATASRGKGGRVKSITVQNLPGYDDKWFHPGFYIAPNFSSYKIEQSPAYIANFGTSRGVTANSKISPGFSVGFVGDARLNDYLNLRFAPGVSFITRQIEFKPDGYTPDPSRDNDPEEIVTQEVGATQVDLPLLVKFHSERRRNTRVYVVGGLKPSVNVGTRRKDPERNQLSVASSDLAIEYGVGLDLFYPFFKFAPELRFSHGLSNQHQGVDNIYSRSLQSLRSNTVTLYLNFE
- a CDS encoding SDR family NAD(P)-dependent oxidoreductase; translation: MKTAFITGASSGIGRATAVALAQSGFQLIITGRRREKLEELARELAGISTHILTFDVRDRAAVEAAVASLPGTFAEVDVLINNAGNAHGLAPIQDGNPDDWDAMLDGNVKGLLYVSRAVLPAMTRRQVGHIINIGSIAGIEAYANGNVYCASKAAVSMLTKTMRLDLLPHNIRVAEVNPGAVETDFSKVRFKGDESRAESVYKGFQPLVAQDVAEVIQFMVTRPPHVNVAEVLLLPTAQGAAATIRRES
- a CDS encoding alpha/beta hydrolase gives rise to the protein MAQEHHISVARTARYFQLGALTAATRQVWFVCHGYGQLAQYFIRHFAAISAADPTLVVVAPEGLSRFYLQGTGGRVGATWMTREDRLLEIDDYVGYLNQLAATLLPQASADTRVTVLGFSQGAATVSRWLARAPFRPARLVLWAGAFPPDMDFQAAGRLLRGLPVTLVCGDEDEFVSAADVEKQGAFLREFGVEPEFLRFAGQHTLHAGLLLQLASRQV
- the cdd gene encoding cytidine deaminase; the protein is MAHPLHLTIHVEVLTETELTPAEALTWQAARAATDQAYAPYSHFHVGASLLLDDGTIFRGTNQENAAFPSGLCAERTALFGLAASQPERRILGMAVAARPAAGDFVPVSSCGACRQVMAEYEHRQKQAIPLLMPGPDGSIYRFRSLSDLLPFGFSADDLPTKG
- a CDS encoding saccharopine dehydrogenase C-terminal domain-containing protein, producing the protein MTRITLLGAGRSASSLIEYLLRHAPTENWFLTVADANPAHLVPVLAAHTEYARAVPFALENEVLLQELVSGADIVISMLPALLHGPVARMCVQLGRHLATASYVSEEIRGLDAAARAAGSTLLMECGLDPGLDHMSAMAVIEEIRERGGRITSFKSYCGGLLAPDSEGNNPWKYKFTWNPRNVVLAGQGTAKYLENGHPRYIPYQHLFARTESILVPGYGDFDGYANRDSLSYRAPYGLDDIPTILRGTLRRAGYCAAWHALVRLGLTDDAVRLGNAADLTWRELLESYLPVLVPRAANETALAMHCADYLGLSMAGPEMERLQWLGLFTEQPVGLADGTPAQLLERLLTQKWQLQPADHDMIVMQHLFEFELAGVRYGRTSSLVVLGDDATHTAMAKTVGLPLGMAVRRLARGEVAARGVLIPTGADLYQPILAELAADYGIRFEEHETAR